The following are encoded together in the Phaseolus vulgaris cultivar G19833 chromosome 9, P. vulgaris v2.0, whole genome shotgun sequence genome:
- the LOC137821735 gene encoding uncharacterized protein isoform X1: MADNIVTPAKSSTPSPNPIRIICHVCQKQFSQYTCPRCNSRYCSLQCYKSHSLRCTESFMKENVVQELQQMQPDEQTKNKMLDILKRFHSEEEMDEDSFADSTLSEETMEKLLSGQEISFDDLSLEGKKQFHRAIAYGELSKMIKPWDPWWSKPSARKIRLSSEGTQLVQSLPEQELLDDIGGEEFSEVPAGPDTPLPPLSSLSSREPSPLLTVHLVDILYSYCFTLRLYNGDWRSDALGAVTVVLSLSSVLGQGAQPETVLEALSHFLEQVCCPAYRHVGGLQFGLSVIDDVISLLSLGTSALVCALCDMHRLIQEGAKEARSERPRNSRRDGIRRAIKLAEKKIYFIMCWVHEQPEEAWSSLAAIVRAEKTSAMEFQWSNKAEKSNNKAEAKGKCLIEEI; this comes from the exons ATGGCTGATAATATAGTTACCCCTGCCAAATCTTCTACTCCCTCGCCGAACCCTATTCGGATAATCTGCCACGT ATGCCAGAAGCAGTTTTCTCAGTACACGTGTCCTCGATGCAATTCGCGATACTGCTCCCTCCAATGTTACAAA TCTCATAGTCTCCGTTGCACTGAATCCTTCATGAAAGAAAATGTAGTTCAAGAGCTTCAGCAAATGCAGCCTGATGAACAGACCAAAAACAAGATGTTGGACATACTAAAAAGATTTCATTCAGAAGAGGAAATGGATGAGGATT CTTTTGCAGATTCAACTTTATCCGAGGAGACAATGGAAAAACTTTTGTCTG GACAAGAAATCAGCTTTGATGATTTATCCCTTGAAGGAAAGAAACAGTTTCATAGAGCAATTGCTTATGGGGAATTGAGCAAGATGATTAAACCATGGGATCCATGGTGGTCAAAGCCTTCTGCCAGAAAAATCCGTCTCAGTAGTGAAGGAACTCAGCTTGTTCAATCACTTCCTGAGCAGGAATTGCTAGATGATATTGGAGGTGAAGAATTCAGTGAAGTTCCTGCCGGGCCTGATACCCCTCTTCCTCCTCTAAGCAGTCTTAGTTCCAGGGAGCCATCACCCCTTTTGACTGTTCACCTAGTTGATATTCTATACAGCTACTGTTTCACCCTTCGTCTCTACAATGGAGATTGGAGGTCAGATGCCCTTGGGGCAGTCACAGTTGTATTGAGTCTGTCCTCGGTGTTGGGTCAAGGTGCACAGCCAGAGACGGTACTAGAAGCCCTTTCTCATTTCTTGGAGCAGGTCTGCTGTCCAGCTTACAGACACGTGGGAGGATTGCAATTTGGATTGAGTGtcattgatgatgtaatcagtCTACTCAGTTTGGGAACTTCTGCTTTGGTGTGTGCCCTTTGTGATATGCATCGGTTGATTCAAGAAGGGGCAAAGGAGGCCAGATCAGAAAGGCCAAGAAATTCACGGAGGGATGGGATTCGAAGGGCTATAAAACTAGCAGAAAAGAAGATATATTTCATCATGTGTTGGGTTCATGAGCAGCCAGAGGAAGCCTGGTCTTCTTTAGCTGCCATTGTAAGAGCAGAAAAGACATCAGCCATGGAATTTCAGTGGAGCAATAAAGCTGAAAAATCGAACAATAAAGCGGAGGCCAAAGGCAAATGTTTAATTGAGgagatttaa
- the LOC137821694 gene encoding large ribosomal subunit protein uL6-like translates to MKTILSSETMNIPDGVSIKVHAKVIEVEGPRGKLVRHFKHLNLDFQLITDDNGQKKLKIDAWFGSRKTSAAIRTALSHVDNLITGVTKGYRYKMRFVYAHFPINASIANNNKSIEIRNFLGEKKVRKVDMLEGVSVVRSEKVKDELVLDGNDIELVSRSCALINQKCHVKNKDIRKFLDGIYVSEKGAIVVEE, encoded by the exons ATGAAGACGATTCTCTCATCAGAGACTATGAACATTCCCGATGGCGTGAGCATCAAGGTTCACGCCAAGGTGATCGAGGTTGAAGGCCCTCGTGGAAAACTAGTGCGACACTTCAAACATCTCAACCTTGATTTTCAGCTCATCACCGACGACAACGGCCAGAAGAAGCTCAAAATCGACGCCTGGTTTGGCTCTCGGAAAACCTCCGCTGCCATTCGCACCGCCCTCAGCCACGTCGACAATCTCATCACCGGCGTCACCAAGGGCTACCGCTACAAGATGAGGTTCGTGTACGCTCACTTCCCCATCAACGCCAGCATTGCCAACAACAATAAATCCATCGAAATCCGAAATTTCCTCGGCGAGAAGAAG GTGAGAAAAGTTGATATGCTCGAGGGTGTGTCTGTTGTTCGATCTGAGAAGGTGAAGGATGAGTTGGTTTTGGATGGAAACGATATTGAGCTTGTTTCCAGGTCTTGTGCTCTGATTAACCAg AAATGCCATGTTAAGAACAAAGATATTCGGAAGTTCCTTGATGGTATCTACGTAAGCGAGAAGGGAGCCATAGTAGTAGAAGAGTAG
- the LOC137821735 gene encoding uncharacterized protein isoform X2, with protein MKENVVQELQQMQPDEQTKNKMLDILKRFHSEEEMDEDSFADSTLSEETMEKLLSGQEISFDDLSLEGKKQFHRAIAYGELSKMIKPWDPWWSKPSARKIRLSSEGTQLVQSLPEQELLDDIGGEEFSEVPAGPDTPLPPLSSLSSREPSPLLTVHLVDILYSYCFTLRLYNGDWRSDALGAVTVVLSLSSVLGQGAQPETVLEALSHFLEQVCCPAYRHVGGLQFGLSVIDDVISLLSLGTSALVCALCDMHRLIQEGAKEARSERPRNSRRDGIRRAIKLAEKKIYFIMCWVHEQPEEAWSSLAAIVRAEKTSAMEFQWSNKAEKSNNKAEAKGKCLIEEI; from the exons ATGAAAGAAAATGTAGTTCAAGAGCTTCAGCAAATGCAGCCTGATGAACAGACCAAAAACAAGATGTTGGACATACTAAAAAGATTTCATTCAGAAGAGGAAATGGATGAGGATT CTTTTGCAGATTCAACTTTATCCGAGGAGACAATGGAAAAACTTTTGTCTG GACAAGAAATCAGCTTTGATGATTTATCCCTTGAAGGAAAGAAACAGTTTCATAGAGCAATTGCTTATGGGGAATTGAGCAAGATGATTAAACCATGGGATCCATGGTGGTCAAAGCCTTCTGCCAGAAAAATCCGTCTCAGTAGTGAAGGAACTCAGCTTGTTCAATCACTTCCTGAGCAGGAATTGCTAGATGATATTGGAGGTGAAGAATTCAGTGAAGTTCCTGCCGGGCCTGATACCCCTCTTCCTCCTCTAAGCAGTCTTAGTTCCAGGGAGCCATCACCCCTTTTGACTGTTCACCTAGTTGATATTCTATACAGCTACTGTTTCACCCTTCGTCTCTACAATGGAGATTGGAGGTCAGATGCCCTTGGGGCAGTCACAGTTGTATTGAGTCTGTCCTCGGTGTTGGGTCAAGGTGCACAGCCAGAGACGGTACTAGAAGCCCTTTCTCATTTCTTGGAGCAGGTCTGCTGTCCAGCTTACAGACACGTGGGAGGATTGCAATTTGGATTGAGTGtcattgatgatgtaatcagtCTACTCAGTTTGGGAACTTCTGCTTTGGTGTGTGCCCTTTGTGATATGCATCGGTTGATTCAAGAAGGGGCAAAGGAGGCCAGATCAGAAAGGCCAAGAAATTCACGGAGGGATGGGATTCGAAGGGCTATAAAACTAGCAGAAAAGAAGATATATTTCATCATGTGTTGGGTTCATGAGCAGCCAGAGGAAGCCTGGTCTTCTTTAGCTGCCATTGTAAGAGCAGAAAAGACATCAGCCATGGAATTTCAGTGGAGCAATAAAGCTGAAAAATCGAACAATAAAGCGGAGGCCAAAGGCAAATGTTTAATTGAGgagatttaa